From the genome of Aerococcus sanguinicola:
ACGGACTTTTATGAAGAGGAGCCCTTTCTGCATCCTCGAACCCGACTAGACAGGGTGTGAGCAAAGGCGTTCAGAAAAGGATGACTGGAGGCAAAGGGATAAGAGCGGCTTTAGCCGGTCGTTCCCTTTTGCTGAAGTCACTCCTTTTCTGCCTTTGCGAACCCGACTAGACAAGGTGTGAGGGCCAATTCAAACCCAATTATAGAATGTGACAAAAGTCAGTACGCTGACTTTTGTGACCGATAAAAAAGCTGGATTTCACTCCAGCTTTTTTAATGCAATGATTTTTAATGGGGGGGTGAGCATCTGTTCTGCTTTTTAATTTGAATATTAGCTTTGTTAAGGTTCAAGACGGCGGGGCCGTCTTGTGGAGATTATTTTATCTACTCAAGCCACAATTGGGTCTTACGAGTGTGTCTTCCTATTTACTAATCCACACTCGGGGGATCCGATTGTGTGTTGGTGGCTAGCAAGCCTCACTTAGAAGCTGCGAGTGTGGGTTCTTCTGTAGCAAGCCACACTCGACCTGTCCGATTGAATGTTGGCATTCCTTTACTCACACTCGCGCGTCTTAATTGTGGGTTGACAGGTTCCGATAGCTCTTCCAATAGTCCTTTCAATAAATTTTCAATAATAAGGGATCAATCAGGCATTTGAGAGCGGACGGCGAACAGAGTCATCCGCTAAAAAAAGAAGTTACCGCTGCCCGACTTGTTAATGAAGGCCGCATTCGCAAGTTCCCGCCAGCCTACTTGCTAACAGAGGGCAGCTAACTATTTCCAAACACGCTTAATCTCTTTTCCATATATAGGTGTAAACTATTTCCAATTAAAAACATTTTAAAATCGGAAGAATCTATTTTATGGTGAAAATGTAGGATGTAAGAATGAAAACACCCTATGTAAACTAAGGAGGAATGTTTTATGTCTTATAATCGTTTTGTTGATAAAGTCGTCATTGTCACTGGCGCTGCATCGGGGATTGGTGAGAAGGCTGCGAAGTCCTTTGCCGAAGAATCTGCCCAAGTTGTGGTGGCTGACATTAATGACGAAGAGGGCCAACGTGTGGTCGACGAGATCAAAGAAGCTGGCGGCGAGGCGATTTTTGTCCATGCTGACTCCAGCCAAGAAGCAGACAACCGCAAGATGATCCAGGCGGCTGTCGACCAGTACGGCAAGTTGGACAGTGTGGTGGCCAATGCCGGTATCAATATTGAAGCGAAGATTGCTGACCTTTCTGTCGAAGACTATAAAAAAGTTCGCTCGATCAACCTCGACGGGACCTTCTATGCGAATAAATTCGCGGTTGAACAATTCCTCAAACAAGGCAATGGTGGGTCCATCGTCAATATCGGGTCTATCCACTCCCATGTGGCGCGTGAAGGCCTGACTGCTTATGCCACAACCAAGGGCGGCATCCAAATGCTGACCAAGCAAGTGGGGACCGATTATGCTGACCAAGGCATCCGCTGCAACATGGTCTGCCCAGCCTACATTAATACACCACTGACCGAAACCGTTGCCCCAGAAATCCGCAAAGAATTGGCTAACATGCACCCCATCAAACGCATGGGTGAAGTGGATGAAGTGTCTGCTGCCATCCTCTTCCTCGCTTCCGACGACGCTTCCTTCATCACCGGCTCAGATGTCAAGGTCGACGGGGGCTACACAGCCGTTTAGCGCCTTTGAAAAAAATTTAACTCATCTAAACAAACTAAAAGCCTTCCGCCAATCAGACTAGCGATTGGGGGAAGGCTGTTTTCTTTTGTATCTACATGGCGCGGTTATGGGGCCAAGCTAGGATGAGGCTAAAGATGAGGACCACAAAATAAACCAGGTTCAAGGGCCAGGTCTGGTCTTGGCCAAAAATCGCTAAGAGTCGGTCTACAATACCGAAGCTAGCAAAATACAGGCCAGCCAGGACTAGACTGAGGAGGCCCTGCCGGTAGAGGGGCCGGTGCTTATTTTTCTTGCCTCGAAGGAGGAGCCAGGCGGTCAAGGTCAGGCTGACCAGGGTCCAGATGGCCATAGAGAAGCCGGATCCCAGAGCTAAGGTGAAGGCTAGACCAATCCAGCCATCCATGAAGCCGCCTTCGCCAACTAGCGAAGCCACAGCGGGCAGGCCAGCGAAGGCCAGGCCTAGGAGTCCAAAGTAAATCAGTGGTAAGAAATTACAAACTTTCAAAGCTTTGAGTGTCTTCATACAAAAGAACCTCCTTGTGCTTAGTGCTTATTTTCTTTCCTTGAGGGCTTGAGCTAAGATGTGGGCCGCGATGCCATACTTGGACTGCTTGGCTACTGCTAGGACGTCCGTCGGGGTCACGATCTGGACCGCATTGTCCTCACTCGCAAAACCAATCCCGGCCTGGCTGACATCGTTGGCGACAATCATATGAGCGCCTTTCTTTTCTAGTTTCTGCCGGGCATAGTCCACGACATGCTGGGTCTCCGCCGCAAAGCCGATCACAAAGGCCTGGTCTTTAGGCAGGCTGGCCAGGATATCTGGATTCTCCGCTAAATCGAGCTGGAGGCCCTGGGCTTGGTCCTGTTTTTTAATCTTTTGCTCAGAAGCCTGGGCTGCCCGGTAGTCGCTCACAGCCGCCGCCATCACGAGGATGTCCGCGCTCTGGATCTCCTCATGCATGGCCGTGTAAAGCTCTTGGGCGGTCGTGACCTGGCGGGTTGTAATGCCAGGCAGGGCCGGCAGGCTTTGCGCTGAGGGCGTCTGAACCAGGGTCACCTGAGCGCCAGCTAGGAGGGCCACATGGGCGAGGGCCGTGCCCATCTTTCCCGACGAGCGATTAGACAGGTAGCGGACGGGGTCGAGCGGCTCCTCCGTTCCCCCGGCGCTGATGACTAGGCGTTGGCCAGTCAGGTCCAGGGGCCGGTCCAGATTTTGGCAGGCGAAGAAGGCCTCAATGCCCGCATGAATTTCTTCAATCTCCGGCATCCGTCCCTTGCCCTCATAGCCCTCAGCCAGGAAGCCATAGCCAGGTTCCAGGACGTAATGCCCATCTGCTCTCAGGCGGGCCACATTTCTTTGGACCGCCGCATTCGCCCACATCTTATGATTCATAGCTGGCACGAAGACGACGGGGCCCTGGTTGGCCAGGAGACTGCTCAGTGCCTCATTGTCCGCCAGTCCCTGAGCCATTTTCCCCAGGCTGTTGGCAGTCGCCGGCACCACCACGCTCACATCCGCC
Proteins encoded in this window:
- the coaBC gene encoding bifunctional phosphopantothenoylcysteine decarboxylase/phosphopantothenate--cysteine ligase CoaBC: MLTGKQIAVVVTGGIAAYKVPGLVRRLIKAGASVRVALTPAAERFVTAETLEVLTKYPVLREGVAYPDPVAHIALADWADVSVVVPATANSLGKMAQGLADNEALSSLLANQGPVVFVPAMNHKMWANAAVQRNVARLRADGHYVLEPGYGFLAEGYEGKGRMPEIEEIHAGIEAFFACQNLDRPLDLTGQRLVISAGGTEEPLDPVRYLSNRSSGKMGTALAHVALLAGAQVTLVQTPSAQSLPALPGITTRQVTTAQELYTAMHEEIQSADILVMAAAVSDYRAAQASEQKIKKQDQAQGLQLDLAENPDILASLPKDQAFVIGFAAETQHVVDYARQKLEKKGAHMIVANDVSQAGIGFASEDNAVQIVTPTDVLAVAKQSKYGIAAHILAQALKERK
- a CDS encoding SDR family NAD(P)-dependent oxidoreductase, with product MSYNRFVDKVVIVTGAASGIGEKAAKSFAEESAQVVVADINDEEGQRVVDEIKEAGGEAIFVHADSSQEADNRKMIQAAVDQYGKLDSVVANAGINIEAKIADLSVEDYKKVRSINLDGTFYANKFAVEQFLKQGNGGSIVNIGSIHSHVAREGLTAYATTKGGIQMLTKQVGTDYADQGIRCNMVCPAYINTPLTETVAPEIRKELANMHPIKRMGEVDEVSAAILFLASDDASFITGSDVKVDGGYTAV